Within Bacteroidota bacterium, the genomic segment ACTAAATAAGGATGAAAATAAAATAACAAGTATTAATAGAATTAAATACAAATGTATACCGCTGTATTTTGCTCGGTGGTTTTTATAGTTTTGTGTCGTCATTATATATTATTCTAAGGAAAAATTAATAGGTAAAACCATCATCATTCTTACCACTTTTCCGGCTGAAGTTCCCGGATTAAATCTAGGCAAAATAGCCACTACGCGTAGTGCTTCCACAGTTAAATAGGGTATTTCATTCAAAGCTTTTATATTACTGATACTGCCATCCGTTTCTACGATAAATTGTACCTTTACAGTGCCACCAATATTTTTTGTTTTGGCCTCCTGAGGATATATAATATGAGACGATAAAAAACCAAGTAAAGTATCCTGGTTTAAATAGGGTTGTACATAATTGGTATTGTCTGCAATAGCTTGTGCTTTTGCAAAACTCTGCAAACAACAAATAGAAATTATGATGTATAATGCCCGCACTATACTTCTCTGTTCACGTCCCATTGCTCTAAATAATCTGCTATGCGACGCAAAAAAGTTCCTCCCAATGAACCGTCCACTACACGGTGGTCATAGCT encodes:
- a CDS encoding energy transducer TonB, producing MGREQRSIVRALYIIISICCLQSFAKAQAIADNTNYVQPYLNQDTLLGFLSSHIIYPQEAKTKNIGGTVKVQFIVETDGSISNIKALNEIPYLTVEALRVVAILPRFNPGTSAGKVVRMMMVLPINFSLE